The DNA window TACCTACGCAAAAAAAGAAGAATGATGATGCTGCGAAACTAGCTTTATACACCTTCGATAAATCATCCATATATATGAGCAGTATACCTGCACAAAGAATAGCCATTACAAAGCTGCACCGATAGGTGAATGCTGATAGTTTCTGTAATATATGTTTCTCTCTGACTGGCTGCATTAGTTATTTCTCATTGATGTGATTTCAATATCCTAAGTGTAATCATGAACGTTGAATGGTGCATTGACTTTAGTCAACTATGACTAGTTGATATTTACACTATATCTCTCGTTTTAGCTTAAAATAACAAAGGAAACTTGATAACTTTTATATGTGCAATACATGTCATTTTATTTTTATGCAATATGTATATATTGTCAGCTCAAATAAAAATAAGGTAAGTCTATGAAATATGAAATTTTATCTCTTTCTATAGCACTATGTGCTTTACAAGGTGTATCCGCGCAAGTTAATAATGGTGATTTTGAGCAATGGAGCGGAAATACTCCTGAGGGGTGGTCTACTATAGATAGTGGTTTAAGTGTATTCGCCTCATCTGAACAAACAAAAACGGGGGCACACTCGGCAAAGATAATCGTCAATACTGGTACTCAAAGTAATACTGATTTCTTACAATCCGTAGGTGTGACAAAGGGCACCACTTATCATTTTTCTACGTCGATCTTTCACACAGAAGGCAAGGTAAAAGCCCGTTTGTATGTCGATGGCTATCGTGATTACAGCATTCCAACTAAAACTAATGAGTGGCAAAATATTAGTTATAGCTACATAGCAACAGCAAGTAAGGATATTGTTGTAGGCGTGCGCTTTTATGATATCGCTGGTTTTGATGGTTCAGAAGCTGTTTATTTAGATAATTTCCAACCGACAGAATCAACCTCGATACCACCAACCCCACCTGCAAGTTGTAGTGATGCGACAGCGACATTTACATTGGTGACAGACAACTATGCATCTGAAACTAGTTGGGTACTAAAGAATAGTGCCAGTGATGTAGTGTTTTCTGGCTCTGGTTATAATAATGATACAACCAATATTAAATCTATGTGCTTAGTTGATGGTGATTATACCTTTGAAATCAGTGATTCGTATGGCGATGGTATTTGCTGTAATTCCGGTAATGGTTCTTTCAAGATTGTATCTAATAATAAATTACTTATTTCTGGTGGTGAATTTCAAAAAGTTAAGACTGTCAGTTTCAATATTGGTAATGCTGAACCTACGCTACCAACTAAGCCTCCCGTGTTTGATACTTACTATAAACAAGCTGAAGGGCTAACTGGATTTCCACTAAAGTCAGCACTTTATAATATAATCAGTAACCATAACAGCCAAGGCTATGGTCGAATTTGGGATTTAGTCAAAGTTGCAGACGTGGATTCTTTTTATGAAAAAGATGGTTCAATTTTAGACATGTACTCTGAAAAACCTGTGACTAAAGACAATATTAACTTTACTAAAGTGGTTGATCAATGTGGTCAATATAAACAAGAAGGTGGTTGCTATAACCGTGAACATTCATTTCCTAAAAGTTGGTTTGGCGGTAAAGTTGAACCGATGAACTCAGATGGACATCATCTTTTTGCTACGGATGGTTTTGTTAATTCGAAGCGAAGTAACTGGCCATTTGGTGAAGTAGGTCGTGCAACTTATACATCAAGTAACGGTTCTAAATTAGGAACTGCTCGTTCAGGTCTAGGTTATTCAGGTGCAGTGTTTGAACCTATTGATGAATTTAAAGGAGATTTTGCCCGTGCATATTTCTATATGGCCACGCGTTATGAAAATGAAATTGCAAGTTGGGAAGGTAATAGCAGGAATGCTAATGAGGTACTTAACGGTACAAATACTACCGTATTCGAACCATGGTTGCTGGATATGCTGAAACGCTGGCATAAAAATGATCCAGTTAGCCAAAAAGAAGTTATTCGAAATCAAGCTGTGTTTGATTTTCAAGAAAATAGAAATCCATTTGTGGATCATCCAGAATTTGTAAACGCTATTTGGGGGCTTTAGTAATTATTCGCAGCCGTCATTAGTATTATATTTGAATTACAAAGCCTCAATGAAAGTTGGGGCTTTGCTATTTATGGAATAACCTTTAAACATTTATTCTGTTTATATCTTATAAAGATCTGTGTAATTGATTTTAGTCGACCAATATTACCCTGTACTTTTGAGGTGAAGGGGAGGTAAGCAAGTCTACAGCTTAATAACATGCTGAAAGTGATTCACCAATCAAATAAAATTAAAAGAATGTGAATTTAATAACGTTTTATAATTTGTCTACTTGAATGGCTGCTTATTTTTGTTATCTATACACTTGCTGAAACGATTCAGCATGATAGAGGATAATATTATGAAGTTAATTTCTTTATTTACCACTTTGCTTCTTACTTTCCCAATAATTTCAAATTCATCAGAATTTATTCTTACGGATGCTAAGACTGGTGTAGATGTTGGTGATTGGACTATGAATAACATGAAGCTTGGTATTCAATCTAAAGTGGACTTTTCCATCGAGAAAAAACGTTTGTACGGTGGTAAGCAGGCGGGGGTTGATATTGTTATTGTGCGAAATGGTGAGATGGAGATTACTCTTGTTCCGACTCGAGGAATGGGGATCTTTAATGTTAAACAGAAAGATCAGCGCATATTAGGTTGGGACTCGCCTGTAAAAGAAATTGTTAATCCTATTTTTATCGATCTGGAAAGTCGTAACGGAGTCGGGTGGTTAGATGGCTTTAATGAAATGTTGGTTCGTTGTGGTTATGAATGGACTGGACATCCAGGCATTGATGATAATGGACAACTATTAAGTCTGCATGGGAGAGTGCAGAATACCCCTGCTTCTAACGTAAAAATTGTTATTGAAGATAATCCGCCTTACGCAATTTCTGTTATTGGGGAGGTCTCGGAGCTGACGTTTAAAAAATCGAATCTCGTTACGACAACAAAATTTAGCATTATTCCTGGTAGTCAGTCATTTTCTGTTCATGACACCCTAACTAATAAATCTGATTATGATGACGAATATCAGGTTATTTATCATTCTAATTTTGGTTCTCCTATATTGGAAAAAGGTGCAAAATTTACCGCCGCTGTTAGTGAAATATCTCCTTTTAATAATTATGCGAAAGCTGGACTTAAAAATTGGGGAACCTATTTAGGGCCAACAAAAAACTTTGATGAAATGGTTTTTAACTTCAAGCCAATAGGGGATGAAAATGGTAATACTCTGGCAGTATTACACAACTCATTGGAAAATAAAGGGGTATCTGTTGCATACAATATTAAACAACTTCCTGTTCTTACCTTATGGAAGAATACAGATACGTTGAATCAGGGGTATGTAACGGGGATTGAACCAGGTACCAGTTATGCCTATAGCACTAAATATCAGCGACCACTGGGTTTAGTACCGAAAATTAAAGCAGGCCAGTCAAAGCAATTTGATGTGACTTATACTGTATTAAATAGCTCATTTGAGGTGAAGTCAGCCTTGGGGAAAGTGTTGGAAATACAGGGTAATCAGGTAATTAAATTAATTGAACAACCAATTGTCGACCTAACGAATATAAGCGAATAGCAGTGACTACATCTGATAAGCAGAACTTTGAATTCGCAATTGGAAGGTCGTTGATAATTAGGGGGTTACTGATTTTATCAATGGTTGTGTAAACCGATTAAATTGTCGATAACTCTCTATTTATACTTACTAAAATAAATCATAACCTTAATTTAAGGTTAGGCCATTATCAATATAATTAAAAGGAGGTGGTTGTGAGTGCTAAATATAAACTCATGCTGTCCATTGGTATTTTAATTGCTGTTATTGTTACAGTTTTATCCATACTGGGTTATACCCAAATTAATAACTCGTCAACCCGTGATTACCGTAATACTCTATCTAGCAAATCATTTTTAGTTGCAAAAGGCGTTGAAGGTAAAATTGAAAGCTACTTTGTTGCATTGGAAAGTTTATCAGCGACATTGGAGATTCAACAAAATAAAGTCATGGTAGATGACAGAGTTATCGAATTGCTTATCGAGAATAAGAATCGCATGGAAGTACTCAATTTTTTTGTTAGCTTACCTGATGGTACAACATATGGTGCGTCTAATAAGGGGGAAATTCCTAACTTTAATGCTAAGCAACTGCAGCGTGAATGGTTTATTAATGGAATGTCTGGAGTCGATAGAACAGTAACCAATCCATTTATGGCTACGACGGGCCATTTAACTATGGCAATGGTGACGCCTTTGAAGCAAAACGGTGAGGTTATCGCAGTAATAGGTATGAGCCTTAAAATGAGTGATATAACTGACTATGTTAATGAACTATCCTCAGAGCCTAATTTATTCGTTGCTAGAAAGGATGGTTTTTTGATGGCTGCTAGTGATCCTCAATCCATTGGTAAGAACCTTTTTGATTTACGCCCTAGCTATAAAGAATACGCAGATAAAAGTAGTAGCGAGCATTCATATACTGTACCTGAGAAAGGTGACCTCTATGTCGTATCATCAAAAATTGATTCATTGAATTGGACTGTTTGGGCTTGGGCAACGTGGGATAATATAAATGCGACGTCTGATGCTGCTGTTAAGACCAATTTTATTTCTGGCATGATATTTATTGTATTGGGTATTTTTATTATTCACTATCTTATCAGTAAGTTAATGTATCTTCCGGTAGGAGGAGAGCCAAAAGACATTGAAGATTTAGTTGATAAAATTGCGAGTGGTGATTTAACTAATGTCCCTCAGCTTGATGTGGATAGTGTTGGTATCTATCGCTCGACGATTATTATGGCACATAACCTTAAAGGTATTATTTCTGATATAAATAAATCCTCTAATGAGCTTCTCAATGCATCGACTCAATTGGGAGATTCATCAGGAAAAGTAGACCGTTCTTCTAAATCTCAAATGATACAGCTGGAGTTAGTCGCTACTGCAATGAATGAAATGACAACGACAGTAGTTGAAGTCGCTCAGAATGCGGTTGAAGCATCACGATCTTCAAATGATGCTAGCGAAAGTTCAAAGCAAGGTTTAGATGTTGTGGCTCAAATGAATGAGGAAATTACCAAATTGGTGGGTAGTATTGGTAATGTGCAGAAAGTTATAGCAAGTGTTCATACTGAAACTAAAAATGTTGGTGGAATACTAGATGTGATCCGTGGGATTGCTGATCAGACTAATTTACTTGCGCTAAATGCAGCCATTGAGGCAGCCCGTGCTGGTGAGTATGGCCGAGGCTTTGCTGTTGTCGCAGATGAAGTTAGGACTTTAGCTACAAAAACGCAAGAAAGTACTAATGAAATACAGACTATGATTGAATCGCTTCAAGAACAGGCCTCTCACTCTGTTCGTTTGATGTACGAGAACGTATCTAGTGCAGAGATAACATTAGCCAAGTCAGATGAGGCAAGCAGTTCTTTGGCTCTAATTGAAAGGAAAATTCAGCTCATTCAAGATATGAATCATCAGATAGCAACTGCTGCAGAAGAGCAATCTCAAGTTGCGGCCGAAATAAATGAAAATGTGGTAAATGTAAACGACTTAGTGGTAAGCACTACTGAAGATGTACAGGAAAATGTGGATATAGCAGATAACCTGAATAATATGGCAACTCGACTTAGTGATGCTATTCGTACATTTAGAATGTAGAGTAACCATATAATGAATAAAATACTTTATTATTAACAGATAAGTATTAAATTTAGTCGATTACGCGAGTACCTAATCACCTTGAAAATATATTAATACCTTGTATCCCTAATCAGACTAGGTATTAATATAATCAACTACAACATATTCAATAACTCCATTTTCGCCATTAATAAATTCAAATAGCCCATGCCAATCTAAAATATCTTCCCGTTAACTCAATCATTTTTGACATTTTTTTTTACATTCCCTTTATATTACAAGTGATTACAATTAATACAAAGCCTTACATTCTTGTGGTTGACCAAAAGGTTACCTACCCATTAAATTATGGATGCAGGTGCGAGGAACCCATTAAGAGATGTGTGCTCGTATTGTGCTTTTAGTTGTTATATTTCAGCTAATAAATCCATTGTATTTGTTATCAATTTACAATCCTATTAAAGGAAATTATTCATGAATTTAAATAAAACACTTATTGCTATTGCTATCGCATTTACTTTTAATGCACATGCTTATGATAACTATTCATTGTTTTCTGACGGAATTGATCAGAATTTGGTTACGGCGAATTTAAGCCGCTTGGTTAAACTTACCAAAGGGGATGAAGTAAAGTCGGCTTATGTTTACGATGATAATGGTCGTATTACTCAACGTGATTATACAGACAGTACATTTGATTACACGTATAACTCAGACGGAACTATAAAATCAGCCCGTGCGCTGATGAAGCGAAACCCTAATAGTTTTATAAAACATACCAAAGAAAACTTCATCTCTGAGTATATATACGATAGTGAAGGTAAAGTTATTCGTGAAGATAAGAAGGTTTTTAATGATTTAGATACTAACTTTGAGGGTGTTCCCAAAGCTACTTATCAAATTATGTATTTGTATAACAATACTGGACAATTGACGACGCGTGATCAGGTTTTACAAAGTGGTGAATTAGGTGTGAACCTCAAGGTAAATTATACCTATTATGATAATGGTCGTTTGAAAGACATTCAGGAAATAAAAGCCTCGTTAGAGTCTCATAAGAACACTCTACTGTTGAAATATTACGAAAATGGAGAAATAAAACAGGCTACTCAAACAATATTCGGTAGCGGGACGAAGACGTTCGACATCGAGTACGTTACAGACTTATCTATGATTTATGGCGTATATTATGTAGATCCGCTTAAAGAGTGGAAAGTAGATATGGACTTTTTTGGACTTGCATTTCATCCAATTAAGAAATTAACTGAGACAGCTGGTGATGTGATAACAAGTTATGATTATACCTATCAGAATGATGATAGTGATTTTCTGGCAGATACACTATCATTGAAAGTTGTGTCTAAACATTACAAATTTAATAATGAGTATAAAATGACTAATCAGCCATAAATTGAAAAACAATTACTTTAGTAAAAGTCAGAGTGTTAAGCGAAGTTAATGCTTTTGGTGAGGCAGGGTTAGCTACGAATTGAAGCCAACCCTGCCACTTAGATTTGCTATATTACGAATTTAATTGAGCTAAAACAGCACGTATAATCCCATCAGATAAATTACCAACCTCTTCTAACCATGAACAAAAGATTTTATTGATATGATATCAGCTGTGGACATAACCCCAATACTTCAATAAACATGACAATATGCATAAAGAACACGACAGAATTGTCGAGCTTTATACGTTTATATACCTTTATATGAGATTCTTGAAAAGAACAGTATTTACTGAATAAGAAAATTACTTATGTAAGGAAAGATATGATACGTAAATATGCAATATTTAGTAAAAACTATCCGGTGTTGCACCTATTTATTTGCAGTTTTTTATTGTTGTTGATAACAGTGCTAATTTATTCTTGCCTGTATTTTGAGAATATTGAATTATTAATTACGATGCCTTTTATTGGATTTATAATATTGTTTTTTGGACATGCTTCAAAATATAAGAAATATTTTTAAAAGGTCAGGGTGATATTGTGGGCTCTGAATATAAAAAGTTCCTATAGTTATTCACAGTGATTCGTTTGTTCTATCCCACTTGGCTTTGTATCTAAAAATTAAAATAAAGCGTTGAAATTGAATTAGGTATACTACATAATGATATTGATTCCTATTCGCGTTTGTGGTCGGGTAGATAAAGAGGTGAAAAATGGTAAATC is part of the Moritella viscosa genome and encodes:
- a CDS encoding endonuclease I, coding for MKYEILSLSIALCALQGVSAQVNNGDFEQWSGNTPEGWSTIDSGLSVFASSEQTKTGAHSAKIIVNTGTQSNTDFLQSVGVTKGTTYHFSTSIFHTEGKVKARLYVDGYRDYSIPTKTNEWQNISYSYIATASKDIVVGVRFYDIAGFDGSEAVYLDNFQPTESTSIPPTPPASCSDATATFTLVTDNYASETSWVLKNSASDVVFSGSGYNNDTTNIKSMCLVDGDYTFEISDSYGDGICCNSGNGSFKIVSNNKLLISGGEFQKVKTVSFNIGNAEPTLPTKPPVFDTYYKQAEGLTGFPLKSALYNIISNHNSQGYGRIWDLVKVADVDSFYEKDGSILDMYSEKPVTKDNINFTKVVDQCGQYKQEGGCYNREHSFPKSWFGGKVEPMNSDGHHLFATDGFVNSKRSNWPFGEVGRATYTSSNGSKLGTARSGLGYSGAVFEPIDEFKGDFARAYFYMATRYENEIASWEGNSRNANEVLNGTNTTVFEPWLLDMLKRWHKNDPVSQKEVIRNQAVFDFQENRNPFVDHPEFVNAIWGL
- a CDS encoding putative exported protein, with product MKLISLFTTLLLTFPIISNSSEFILTDAKTGVDVGDWTMNNMKLGIQSKVDFSIEKKRLYGGKQAGVDIVIVRNGEMEITLVPTRGMGIFNVKQKDQRILGWDSPVKEIVNPIFIDLESRNGVGWLDGFNEMLVRCGYEWTGHPGIDDNGQLLSLHGRVQNTPASNVKIVIEDNPPYAISVIGEVSELTFKKSNLVTTTKFSIIPGSQSFSVHDTLTNKSDYDDEYQVIYHSNFGSPILEKGAKFTAAVSEISPFNNYAKAGLKNWGTYLGPTKNFDEMVFNFKPIGDENGNTLAVLHNSLENKGVSVAYNIKQLPVLTLWKNTDTLNQGYVTGIEPGTSYAYSTKYQRPLGLVPKIKAGQSKQFDVTYTVLNSSFEVKSALGKVLEIQGNQVIKLIEQPIVDLTNISE
- a CDS encoding methyl-accepting chemotaxis protein, with translation MLSIGILIAVIVTVLSILGYTQINNSSTRDYRNTLSSKSFLVAKGVEGKIESYFVALESLSATLEIQQNKVMVDDRVIELLIENKNRMEVLNFFVSLPDGTTYGASNKGEIPNFNAKQLQREWFINGMSGVDRTVTNPFMATTGHLTMAMVTPLKQNGEVIAVIGMSLKMSDITDYVNELSSEPNLFVARKDGFLMAASDPQSIGKNLFDLRPSYKEYADKSSSEHSYTVPEKGDLYVVSSKIDSLNWTVWAWATWDNINATSDAAVKTNFISGMIFIVLGIFIIHYLISKLMYLPVGGEPKDIEDLVDKIASGDLTNVPQLDVDSVGIYRSTIIMAHNLKGIISDINKSSNELLNASTQLGDSSGKVDRSSKSQMIQLELVATAMNEMTTTVVEVAQNAVEASRSSNDASESSKQGLDVVAQMNEEITKLVGSIGNVQKVIASVHTETKNVGGILDVIRGIADQTNLLALNAAIEAARAGEYGRGFAVVADEVRTLATKTQESTNEIQTMIESLQEQASHSVRLMYENVSSAEITLAKSDEASSSLALIERKIQLIQDMNHQIATAAEEQSQVAAEINENVVNVNDLVVSTTEDVQENVDIADNLNNMATRLSDAIRTFRM
- a CDS encoding putative exported protein, which produces MNLNKTLIAIAIAFTFNAHAYDNYSLFSDGIDQNLVTANLSRLVKLTKGDEVKSAYVYDDNGRITQRDYTDSTFDYTYNSDGTIKSARALMKRNPNSFIKHTKENFISEYIYDSEGKVIREDKKVFNDLDTNFEGVPKATYQIMYLYNNTGQLTTRDQVLQSGELGVNLKVNYTYYDNGRLKDIQEIKASLESHKNTLLLKYYENGEIKQATQTIFGSGTKTFDIEYVTDLSMIYGVYYVDPLKEWKVDMDFFGLAFHPIKKLTETAGDVITSYDYTYQNDDSDFLADTLSLKVVSKHYKFNNEYKMTNQP